One genomic segment of Acanthopagrus latus isolate v.2019 chromosome 14, fAcaLat1.1, whole genome shotgun sequence includes these proteins:
- the LOC119032172 gene encoding endosome/lysosome-associated apoptosis and autophagy regulator family member 2-like isoform X1 — MREQVWASWFPRCLLLIITAHAPSVSAGRDLRPCDETDYYYQYTECDSTGSRWRVSIPLNPGSCSDLPPPTRGTDCSFSCPAGKYLEMSIQECTPCAAGSYSLGSGLRFDQWDAIPAGFTSLASFLDPGPNGEDIQACNSSSWTPQGVYLESNRDECTVSLVYAVHLEKQGSVSFTYQYPDNNIFFEFYVQNEQCQEMAQTDDQKWIKVTNNGEWDTHTVNLKSGTNILYWRTTGILVGGKMVKPVLLKNIQIEGVAYTSECFPCRPGWFSPAPGSSSCEPCPSNTFSIKDAASCTPCPEHHYSHEGWAECKVRPPCSEKDYFQIHTACDSEGKTQVLYRWVEPKICVENVTGAVELPATGQRKPCPPCNPGYYNSNDSTCLPCPPGTHSDGTSACTECPAGTEPVLGYEYKWWNVLPSNMKTSCFNVGNSKCDDMNGWEVAGDHIRSGASSSDNDYLILTLHVPGFKVPASLSGMTGNEFGQITFVFETICSADCELYFMMDVNSKSTTVVESWEGSKGKQSYTHSMTRNASVTYTWAFQRTNQALDMRRYVSDMVKVYSISVTNVIDGVASACRVCALIPQNSQRAGSSCVPCPAGFFIDRDTNRCQECPPNTHLAGRHTYGQDACVACGPGSVSNKEHSQCYSDCSFTHTENNRTLTFDLSPLSDVASVTIGPSFTSKGTKYLHLFNMSLCGHEGKRAAVCTDNVTVVSNKDDESDPAQFVNSVDSFICQSTIIPADGRGFRMAISSQSVSLADTFIGATVDSVLDGVNAKPDLFPENSKDVPDINFFYRSRQATASCDQGRSSVITVRCNPEKSERGELSVPSTCPAGTCDGCTFHFLWESASACPRCSEDDYHQIEGACKGGVQETLYVWNEPKLCTKGASLPARSSVPCEAIALWLKVGVGGGAFVAVLLISLTCYFWKKNKRLEYKYSRLVMSANKECELPAADSCGLAEGEEPDDDVVYTQKPSLLGKLRAIANKQEDGDSSESVQLNSSQSDRWVLG; from the exons ATGCGGGAGCAGGTGTGGGCCTCCTGGTTCCCCCGCTGCCTTCTACTCATCATCACCGCTCACGCACCGTCAGTGTCCGCCGGCAGAGACCTGCGGCCGTGCGATGAG ACAGACTACTACTACCAGTACACAGAGTGTGACAGCACAGGCTCACGATGGAGAGTCTCCATCCCTCTCAACCCAGGCTCCTGCTCAGACCTTCCACCTCCGACCAGAGGCACAGACTGCT CTTTTTCCTGTCCGGCCGGGAAGTATTTAGAGATGAGCATCCAGGAGTGCACGCCGTGTGCTGCCGGCTCCTATTCACTGGGCAGCGGCCTCCGTTTTGACCAATGGGACGCCATCCCTGCAGGCTTCACCAGCCTGGCCAGCTTCTTGGACCCCGGCCCAAATGGAGAGGACATTCAGGCCTGTAACAG ctcatcATGGACGCCACAGGGTGTGTATCTGGAGTCCAACCGTGACGAGTGTACGGTTTCTTTGGTTTACGCTGTCCATCTGGAGAAGCAGGGCTCCGTCTCCTTTACGTACCAGTACCCTGACAACAACATCTTCTTTGAGTTCTAC GTCCAGAACGAGCAGTGTCAGGAAATGGCCCAGACTGATGACCAGAAGTGGATTAAAGTCACTAACAATGGAgaatgggacacacacaca GTGAATCTGAAGTCCGGAACAAACATCCTGTACTGGAGAACCACGGGCATCCTGGTGGGAGGCAAGATGGTCAAACCTGTGCTGCTCAAGAACATCCAGATAGAGG GTGTCGCCTACACATCGGAGTGTTTTCCGTGTCGACCCGGCTGGTTCAGCCCGGCCCCCGGCTCCTCATCCTGCGAGCCGTGTCCCAGCAACACCTTCTCCATAAAGGACGCAGCCTCCTGCACACCCTGTCCTGAACACCACTACTCAC ATGAGGGATGGGCGGAGTGCAAGGTGAGGCCGCCGTGCTCGGAGAAGGATTACTTTCAGATCCACACGGCCTGCGACAGCGAAGGGAAG ACGCAGGTGTTGTATCGTTGGGTGGAGCCAAAAATCTGCGTGGAGAACGTGACGGGGGCTGTGGAGCTCCCTGCAACAGGGCAGAGAAAGCCCTGCCCTCCCTGCAACCCCGGCTACTACAACAGCAACGACTCCACCTGTCTGCCCTGCCCACCTGGAACCCACTCAGACGGCACCTCCG cctgcACTGAGTGCCCTGCAGGTACAGAGCCCGTGTTGGGTTATGAATACAAATGGTGGAATGTGCTGCCTTCCAACATGAAGACTTCGTGTTTCAACGTGGGAAACTCCAAATGTGACGACATGAACG GATGGGAGGTTGCAGGGGACCATATTCGCAGTGGAGCGAGCAGTTCGGATAATGATTATCTCATCCTCACCCTGCATGTTCCTGGCTtcaa gGTCCCAGCCTCGCTGTCAGGGATGACCGGTAATGAGTTTGGCCAGATAACCTTTGTGTTTGAGACCATCTGCTCCGCCGACTGTGAGCTCTACTTCATGATG GATGTGAACAGTAAGAGCACCACGGTGGTGGAGTCCTGGGAAGGCAGTAAAGGGAAACAGTCgtacacacacagcatgacCAGGAACGCCTCCGTCACGTATACGTGGGCCTTCCAGAGGACGAACCAGGCGCTGGAC ATGCGTCGTTACGTCAGTGACATGGTGAAGGTTTACTCCATCAGTGTGACCAACGTCATTGACGGTGTGGCGTCGGCGTGTCGGGTCTGCGCTCTGATACCCCAGAACTCCCAGCGGGCCGGCTCCTCCTGCGTTCCCTGCCCCGCCGGGTTCTTCATCGACAGAGACACCAACCGATGCCAGGAGTGCCCGCCCAACACGCACCTGGCGGGGCGCCACACCTACGGCCAGGACGCGTGTGTCGCCTGTGGACCTGGAAGCGTGAGCAACAAG GAACACTCTCAATGCTACAGCGACTGCTCCTTCACCCACACGGAGAACAACCGCacgctgacctttgacctcagccCTCTGAGCGACGTGGCCTCGGTGACCATCGGGCCCAGTTTCACCTCGAAGGGAACAAAATACCTCCACCTGTTCAACATGAGCCTGTGTGGCCACGAG gGGAAGAGAGCTGCCGTCTGCACAGATAACGTCACCGTCGTGTCCAACAAGGACGACGAGAGCGACCCGGCTCAGTTTGTCAACTCAGTGGACAGcttcatctgtcagtcaacCATTATCCCAGCTGATGGGCGGGGCTTCAGGATGGCCATTTCCTCCCAGTCCGTCAGCCTTGCTGATACGTTCATCG GAGCAACAGTCGACTCCGTCCTGGACGGCGTGAACGCTAAACCAGATCTTTTTCCTGAAAACTCAAAGGATGTCCCAGACATCAACTTCTTCTACAG ATCAAGACAGGCGACAGCGTCCTGCGATCAGGGTCGCAGTTCAGTCATCACAGTTCGCTGTAACCCTGAGAAGTCTGAACGAGGAGAGCTGTCTGTGCCCAG cacCTGTCCTGCAGGAACATGTGACGGTTGTACGTTTCACTTCCTGTGGGAGAGCGCCAGCGCCTGTCCACGCTGCTCCGAGGACGACTATCACCAGATCGAGGGGGCCTGCAAGGGGGGTGTCCAG gAAACTCTGTACGTGTGGAACGAGCCAAAGTTGTGCACCAAAGGCGCGTCGCTGCCTGCGAGGAGCTCCGTTCCATGCGAGGCCATCGCTCTGTGGCTGAAGGTCGGGGTCGGTGGCGGAGCCTTCGTCGCCGTGCTGCTCATCTCTCTCACCTGCTACttctggaagaaaaacaagag GCTGGAGTACAAGTACTCTCGCCTGGTGATGTCCGCCAACAAGGAGTGTGAGCTTCCAGCTGCAGACAGCTGTGGTCTGGCTGAAGGGGAGGAGCCTGACGACGACGTGGTCTACACCCAGAAACCCTCCCTGCTGGGGAAACTGCGGGCCATCGCCAACAAG CAGGAGGATGGAGACAGCAGCGAGTCTGTGCAGCTGAACTCCTCCCAGTCTGATCGATGGGTGCTGGGATAA
- the LOC119032172 gene encoding endosome/lysosome-associated apoptosis and autophagy regulator family member 2-like isoform X3, whose translation MANFRSRNALAKTDYYYQYTECDSTGSRWRVSIPLNPGSCSDLPPPTRGTDCSFSCPAGKYLEMSIQECTPCAAGSYSLGSGLRFDQWDAIPAGFTSLASFLDPGPNGEDIQACNSSSWTPQGVYLESNRDECTVSLVYAVHLEKQGSVSFTYQYPDNNIFFEFYVQNEQCQEMAQTDDQKWIKVTNNGEWDTHTVNLKSGTNILYWRTTGILVGGKMVKPVLLKNIQIEGVAYTSECFPCRPGWFSPAPGSSSCEPCPSNTFSIKDAASCTPCPEHHYSHEGWAECKVRPPCSEKDYFQIHTACDSEGKTQVLYRWVEPKICVENVTGAVELPATGQRKPCPPCNPGYYNSNDSTCLPCPPGTHSDGTSACTECPAGTEPVLGYEYKWWNVLPSNMKTSCFNVGNSKCDDMNGWEVAGDHIRSGASSSDNDYLILTLHVPGFKVPASLSGMTGNEFGQITFVFETICSADCELYFMMDVNSKSTTVVESWEGSKGKQSYTHSMTRNASVTYTWAFQRTNQALDMRRYVSDMVKVYSISVTNVIDGVASACRVCALIPQNSQRAGSSCVPCPAGFFIDRDTNRCQECPPNTHLAGRHTYGQDACVACGPGSVSNKEHSQCYSDCSFTHTENNRTLTFDLSPLSDVASVTIGPSFTSKGTKYLHLFNMSLCGHEGKRAAVCTDNVTVVSNKDDESDPAQFVNSVDSFICQSTIIPADGRGFRMAISSQSVSLADTFIGATVDSVLDGVNAKPDLFPENSKDVPDINFFYRSRQATASCDQGRSSVITVRCNPEKSERGELSVPSTCPAGTCDGCTFHFLWESASACPRCSEDDYHQIEGACKGGVQETLYVWNEPKLCTKGASLPARSSVPCEAIALWLKVGVGGGAFVAVLLISLTCYFWKKNKRLEYKYSRLVMSANKECELPAADSCGLAEGEEPDDDVVYTQKPSLLGKLRAIANKQEDGDSSESVQLNSSQSDRWVLG comes from the exons ATGGCGAACTTCCGGTCAAGAAATGCTCTAGCTAAG ACAGACTACTACTACCAGTACACAGAGTGTGACAGCACAGGCTCACGATGGAGAGTCTCCATCCCTCTCAACCCAGGCTCCTGCTCAGACCTTCCACCTCCGACCAGAGGCACAGACTGCT CTTTTTCCTGTCCGGCCGGGAAGTATTTAGAGATGAGCATCCAGGAGTGCACGCCGTGTGCTGCCGGCTCCTATTCACTGGGCAGCGGCCTCCGTTTTGACCAATGGGACGCCATCCCTGCAGGCTTCACCAGCCTGGCCAGCTTCTTGGACCCCGGCCCAAATGGAGAGGACATTCAGGCCTGTAACAG ctcatcATGGACGCCACAGGGTGTGTATCTGGAGTCCAACCGTGACGAGTGTACGGTTTCTTTGGTTTACGCTGTCCATCTGGAGAAGCAGGGCTCCGTCTCCTTTACGTACCAGTACCCTGACAACAACATCTTCTTTGAGTTCTAC GTCCAGAACGAGCAGTGTCAGGAAATGGCCCAGACTGATGACCAGAAGTGGATTAAAGTCACTAACAATGGAgaatgggacacacacaca GTGAATCTGAAGTCCGGAACAAACATCCTGTACTGGAGAACCACGGGCATCCTGGTGGGAGGCAAGATGGTCAAACCTGTGCTGCTCAAGAACATCCAGATAGAGG GTGTCGCCTACACATCGGAGTGTTTTCCGTGTCGACCCGGCTGGTTCAGCCCGGCCCCCGGCTCCTCATCCTGCGAGCCGTGTCCCAGCAACACCTTCTCCATAAAGGACGCAGCCTCCTGCACACCCTGTCCTGAACACCACTACTCAC ATGAGGGATGGGCGGAGTGCAAGGTGAGGCCGCCGTGCTCGGAGAAGGATTACTTTCAGATCCACACGGCCTGCGACAGCGAAGGGAAG ACGCAGGTGTTGTATCGTTGGGTGGAGCCAAAAATCTGCGTGGAGAACGTGACGGGGGCTGTGGAGCTCCCTGCAACAGGGCAGAGAAAGCCCTGCCCTCCCTGCAACCCCGGCTACTACAACAGCAACGACTCCACCTGTCTGCCCTGCCCACCTGGAACCCACTCAGACGGCACCTCCG cctgcACTGAGTGCCCTGCAGGTACAGAGCCCGTGTTGGGTTATGAATACAAATGGTGGAATGTGCTGCCTTCCAACATGAAGACTTCGTGTTTCAACGTGGGAAACTCCAAATGTGACGACATGAACG GATGGGAGGTTGCAGGGGACCATATTCGCAGTGGAGCGAGCAGTTCGGATAATGATTATCTCATCCTCACCCTGCATGTTCCTGGCTtcaa gGTCCCAGCCTCGCTGTCAGGGATGACCGGTAATGAGTTTGGCCAGATAACCTTTGTGTTTGAGACCATCTGCTCCGCCGACTGTGAGCTCTACTTCATGATG GATGTGAACAGTAAGAGCACCACGGTGGTGGAGTCCTGGGAAGGCAGTAAAGGGAAACAGTCgtacacacacagcatgacCAGGAACGCCTCCGTCACGTATACGTGGGCCTTCCAGAGGACGAACCAGGCGCTGGAC ATGCGTCGTTACGTCAGTGACATGGTGAAGGTTTACTCCATCAGTGTGACCAACGTCATTGACGGTGTGGCGTCGGCGTGTCGGGTCTGCGCTCTGATACCCCAGAACTCCCAGCGGGCCGGCTCCTCCTGCGTTCCCTGCCCCGCCGGGTTCTTCATCGACAGAGACACCAACCGATGCCAGGAGTGCCCGCCCAACACGCACCTGGCGGGGCGCCACACCTACGGCCAGGACGCGTGTGTCGCCTGTGGACCTGGAAGCGTGAGCAACAAG GAACACTCTCAATGCTACAGCGACTGCTCCTTCACCCACACGGAGAACAACCGCacgctgacctttgacctcagccCTCTGAGCGACGTGGCCTCGGTGACCATCGGGCCCAGTTTCACCTCGAAGGGAACAAAATACCTCCACCTGTTCAACATGAGCCTGTGTGGCCACGAG gGGAAGAGAGCTGCCGTCTGCACAGATAACGTCACCGTCGTGTCCAACAAGGACGACGAGAGCGACCCGGCTCAGTTTGTCAACTCAGTGGACAGcttcatctgtcagtcaacCATTATCCCAGCTGATGGGCGGGGCTTCAGGATGGCCATTTCCTCCCAGTCCGTCAGCCTTGCTGATACGTTCATCG GAGCAACAGTCGACTCCGTCCTGGACGGCGTGAACGCTAAACCAGATCTTTTTCCTGAAAACTCAAAGGATGTCCCAGACATCAACTTCTTCTACAG ATCAAGACAGGCGACAGCGTCCTGCGATCAGGGTCGCAGTTCAGTCATCACAGTTCGCTGTAACCCTGAGAAGTCTGAACGAGGAGAGCTGTCTGTGCCCAG cacCTGTCCTGCAGGAACATGTGACGGTTGTACGTTTCACTTCCTGTGGGAGAGCGCCAGCGCCTGTCCACGCTGCTCCGAGGACGACTATCACCAGATCGAGGGGGCCTGCAAGGGGGGTGTCCAG gAAACTCTGTACGTGTGGAACGAGCCAAAGTTGTGCACCAAAGGCGCGTCGCTGCCTGCGAGGAGCTCCGTTCCATGCGAGGCCATCGCTCTGTGGCTGAAGGTCGGGGTCGGTGGCGGAGCCTTCGTCGCCGTGCTGCTCATCTCTCTCACCTGCTACttctggaagaaaaacaagag GCTGGAGTACAAGTACTCTCGCCTGGTGATGTCCGCCAACAAGGAGTGTGAGCTTCCAGCTGCAGACAGCTGTGGTCTGGCTGAAGGGGAGGAGCCTGACGACGACGTGGTCTACACCCAGAAACCCTCCCTGCTGGGGAAACTGCGGGCCATCGCCAACAAG CAGGAGGATGGAGACAGCAGCGAGTCTGTGCAGCTGAACTCCTCCCAGTCTGATCGATGGGTGCTGGGATAA
- the LOC119032172 gene encoding endosome/lysosome-associated apoptosis and autophagy regulator family member 2-like isoform X2 yields MREQVWASWFPRCLLLIITAHAPSVSAGRDLRPCDETDYYYQYTECDSTGSRWRVSIPLNPGSCSDLPPPTRGTDCSFSCPAGKYLEMSIQECTPCAAGSYSLGSGLRFDQWDAIPAGFTSLASFLDPGPNGEDIQACNSSSWTPQGVYLESNRDECTVSLVYAVHLEKQGSVSFTYQYPDNNIFFEFYVQNEQCQEMAQTDDQKWIKVTNNGEWDTHTVNLKSGTNILYWRTTGILVGGKMVKPVLLKNIQIEGVAYTSECFPCRPGWFSPAPGSSSCEPCPSNTFSIKDAASCTPCPEHHYSHEGWAECKVRPPCSEKDYFQIHTACDSEGKTQVLYRWVEPKICVENVTGAVELPATGQRKPCPPCNPGYYNSNDSTCLPCPPGTHSDGTSACTECPAGTEPVLGYEYKWWNVLPSNMKTSCFNVGNSKCDDMNGWEVAGDHIRSGASSSDNDYLILTLHVPGFKVPASLSGMTGNEFGQITFVFETICSADCELYFMMDVNSKSTTVVESWEGSKGKQSYTHSMTRNASVTYTWAFQRTNQALDMRRYVSDMVKVYSISVTNVIDGVASACRVCALIPQNSQRAGSSCVPCPAGFFIDRDTNRCQECPPNTHLAGRHTYGQDACVACGPGSVSNKEHSQCYSDCSFTHTENNRTLTFDLSPLSDVASVTIGPSFTSKGTKYLHLFNMSLCGHEGKRAAVCTDNVTVVSNKDDESDPAQFVNSVDSFICQSTIIPADGRGFRMAISSQSVSLADTFIGATVDSVLDGVNAKPDLFPENSKDVPDINFFYRSRQATASCDQGRSSVITVRCNPEKSERGELSVPSTCPAGTCDGCTFHFLWESASACPRCSEDDYHQIEGACKGGVQETLYVWNEPKLCTKGASLPARSSVPCEAIALWLKVGVGGGAFVAVLLISLTCYFWKKNKRLEYKYSRLVMSANKECELPAADSCGLAEGEEPDDDVVYTQKPSLLGKLRAIANKEDGDSSESVQLNSSQSDRWVLG; encoded by the exons ATGCGGGAGCAGGTGTGGGCCTCCTGGTTCCCCCGCTGCCTTCTACTCATCATCACCGCTCACGCACCGTCAGTGTCCGCCGGCAGAGACCTGCGGCCGTGCGATGAG ACAGACTACTACTACCAGTACACAGAGTGTGACAGCACAGGCTCACGATGGAGAGTCTCCATCCCTCTCAACCCAGGCTCCTGCTCAGACCTTCCACCTCCGACCAGAGGCACAGACTGCT CTTTTTCCTGTCCGGCCGGGAAGTATTTAGAGATGAGCATCCAGGAGTGCACGCCGTGTGCTGCCGGCTCCTATTCACTGGGCAGCGGCCTCCGTTTTGACCAATGGGACGCCATCCCTGCAGGCTTCACCAGCCTGGCCAGCTTCTTGGACCCCGGCCCAAATGGAGAGGACATTCAGGCCTGTAACAG ctcatcATGGACGCCACAGGGTGTGTATCTGGAGTCCAACCGTGACGAGTGTACGGTTTCTTTGGTTTACGCTGTCCATCTGGAGAAGCAGGGCTCCGTCTCCTTTACGTACCAGTACCCTGACAACAACATCTTCTTTGAGTTCTAC GTCCAGAACGAGCAGTGTCAGGAAATGGCCCAGACTGATGACCAGAAGTGGATTAAAGTCACTAACAATGGAgaatgggacacacacaca GTGAATCTGAAGTCCGGAACAAACATCCTGTACTGGAGAACCACGGGCATCCTGGTGGGAGGCAAGATGGTCAAACCTGTGCTGCTCAAGAACATCCAGATAGAGG GTGTCGCCTACACATCGGAGTGTTTTCCGTGTCGACCCGGCTGGTTCAGCCCGGCCCCCGGCTCCTCATCCTGCGAGCCGTGTCCCAGCAACACCTTCTCCATAAAGGACGCAGCCTCCTGCACACCCTGTCCTGAACACCACTACTCAC ATGAGGGATGGGCGGAGTGCAAGGTGAGGCCGCCGTGCTCGGAGAAGGATTACTTTCAGATCCACACGGCCTGCGACAGCGAAGGGAAG ACGCAGGTGTTGTATCGTTGGGTGGAGCCAAAAATCTGCGTGGAGAACGTGACGGGGGCTGTGGAGCTCCCTGCAACAGGGCAGAGAAAGCCCTGCCCTCCCTGCAACCCCGGCTACTACAACAGCAACGACTCCACCTGTCTGCCCTGCCCACCTGGAACCCACTCAGACGGCACCTCCG cctgcACTGAGTGCCCTGCAGGTACAGAGCCCGTGTTGGGTTATGAATACAAATGGTGGAATGTGCTGCCTTCCAACATGAAGACTTCGTGTTTCAACGTGGGAAACTCCAAATGTGACGACATGAACG GATGGGAGGTTGCAGGGGACCATATTCGCAGTGGAGCGAGCAGTTCGGATAATGATTATCTCATCCTCACCCTGCATGTTCCTGGCTtcaa gGTCCCAGCCTCGCTGTCAGGGATGACCGGTAATGAGTTTGGCCAGATAACCTTTGTGTTTGAGACCATCTGCTCCGCCGACTGTGAGCTCTACTTCATGATG GATGTGAACAGTAAGAGCACCACGGTGGTGGAGTCCTGGGAAGGCAGTAAAGGGAAACAGTCgtacacacacagcatgacCAGGAACGCCTCCGTCACGTATACGTGGGCCTTCCAGAGGACGAACCAGGCGCTGGAC ATGCGTCGTTACGTCAGTGACATGGTGAAGGTTTACTCCATCAGTGTGACCAACGTCATTGACGGTGTGGCGTCGGCGTGTCGGGTCTGCGCTCTGATACCCCAGAACTCCCAGCGGGCCGGCTCCTCCTGCGTTCCCTGCCCCGCCGGGTTCTTCATCGACAGAGACACCAACCGATGCCAGGAGTGCCCGCCCAACACGCACCTGGCGGGGCGCCACACCTACGGCCAGGACGCGTGTGTCGCCTGTGGACCTGGAAGCGTGAGCAACAAG GAACACTCTCAATGCTACAGCGACTGCTCCTTCACCCACACGGAGAACAACCGCacgctgacctttgacctcagccCTCTGAGCGACGTGGCCTCGGTGACCATCGGGCCCAGTTTCACCTCGAAGGGAACAAAATACCTCCACCTGTTCAACATGAGCCTGTGTGGCCACGAG gGGAAGAGAGCTGCCGTCTGCACAGATAACGTCACCGTCGTGTCCAACAAGGACGACGAGAGCGACCCGGCTCAGTTTGTCAACTCAGTGGACAGcttcatctgtcagtcaacCATTATCCCAGCTGATGGGCGGGGCTTCAGGATGGCCATTTCCTCCCAGTCCGTCAGCCTTGCTGATACGTTCATCG GAGCAACAGTCGACTCCGTCCTGGACGGCGTGAACGCTAAACCAGATCTTTTTCCTGAAAACTCAAAGGATGTCCCAGACATCAACTTCTTCTACAG ATCAAGACAGGCGACAGCGTCCTGCGATCAGGGTCGCAGTTCAGTCATCACAGTTCGCTGTAACCCTGAGAAGTCTGAACGAGGAGAGCTGTCTGTGCCCAG cacCTGTCCTGCAGGAACATGTGACGGTTGTACGTTTCACTTCCTGTGGGAGAGCGCCAGCGCCTGTCCACGCTGCTCCGAGGACGACTATCACCAGATCGAGGGGGCCTGCAAGGGGGGTGTCCAG gAAACTCTGTACGTGTGGAACGAGCCAAAGTTGTGCACCAAAGGCGCGTCGCTGCCTGCGAGGAGCTCCGTTCCATGCGAGGCCATCGCTCTGTGGCTGAAGGTCGGGGTCGGTGGCGGAGCCTTCGTCGCCGTGCTGCTCATCTCTCTCACCTGCTACttctggaagaaaaacaagag GCTGGAGTACAAGTACTCTCGCCTGGTGATGTCCGCCAACAAGGAGTGTGAGCTTCCAGCTGCAGACAGCTGTGGTCTGGCTGAAGGGGAGGAGCCTGACGACGACGTGGTCTACACCCAGAAACCCTCCCTGCTGGGGAAACTGCGGGCCATCGCCAACAAG GAGGATGGAGACAGCAGCGAGTCTGTGCAGCTGAACTCCTCCCAGTCTGATCGATGGGTGCTGGGATAA